Proteins from a single region of Geminicoccaceae bacterium:
- a CDS encoding FAD-binding oxidoreductase — protein MGGYSVAVVGGGIVGVATALTLQLDGHAVRLFDPREPGTATSYGNAGGIVTNGFIPNATPGLWRRLPSMLLDRDGPFSLRLRHLPRALPWFSAFLACSSGKRSTAIARDMAPLTTAALDAHRVLVEKANAQSHVRPVGWLKIYRDPATVAGMTFDLGLLDRFGMRYDILGEDELRQLEPGLSRDFKAALFYPDSAFVSTPLDLTRAYLRCFLDHGGSWIRENVIDFDDGPAGPQQLVTDSGRHGFDRLVISAGAWSARLTRKLGVPVPLDCERGYHLRLAWDGETPKLGRPVVVGGPQFVLCPMANGLRLTGGVEFAGIDAVPDFARIRRMVPIARKVLPGLGDEILEEWMGHRPSLPDSKPVIGRSTIHERVWFAFGHGHTGLTLSAITGRMVADGIAGRQAGIPLEPFRPDRFRGPLAPAA, from the coding sequence ATGGGTGGGTATTCTGTAGCGGTGGTCGGCGGCGGTATCGTCGGCGTGGCGACGGCCCTGACACTCCAGCTCGACGGCCACGCGGTACGCCTGTTCGATCCGCGCGAACCGGGGACCGCCACATCCTACGGCAATGCCGGCGGCATCGTCACCAACGGCTTCATTCCCAATGCCACGCCGGGCCTGTGGCGTCGCCTTCCGTCGATGTTGCTCGACCGGGACGGACCGTTCTCGCTCCGCCTGCGTCACCTTCCGCGCGCCCTTCCCTGGTTCAGTGCCTTTCTGGCCTGCAGCAGCGGGAAACGCTCGACGGCGATTGCAAGGGACATGGCGCCGCTTACCACGGCAGCGCTCGACGCCCACAGGGTTCTCGTGGAGAAGGCGAACGCCCAGTCCCATGTCCGGCCCGTGGGTTGGCTCAAGATCTACCGCGACCCGGCGACCGTGGCCGGAATGACGTTCGACCTCGGCCTGCTCGACCGCTTCGGCATGCGTTACGACATCCTCGGCGAAGACGAATTGCGCCAGCTCGAACCCGGCCTTTCCCGCGATTTCAAGGCCGCCCTGTTCTATCCGGACTCGGCCTTCGTCTCGACCCCGCTCGATCTGACCAGGGCCTATCTGCGCTGCTTCCTGGACCACGGCGGAAGCTGGATCCGCGAGAACGTCATCGATTTTGACGATGGCCCGGCCGGACCGCAGCAGCTTGTCACCGACAGCGGCCGGCACGGCTTCGACAGGCTGGTGATCTCGGCCGGTGCCTGGTCCGCACGGCTCACGCGAAAACTCGGGGTCCCGGTACCGCTCGACTGCGAGCGCGGCTACCACCTGCGCCTTGCATGGGATGGCGAAACACCGAAGCTCGGGCGTCCGGTGGTCGTCGGCGGACCGCAGTTCGTGCTCTGCCCGATGGCCAACGGCCTGCGCCTGACCGGCGGCGTCGAATTCGCCGGGATCGATGCCGTACCCGATTTCGCCCGCATCCGCCGCATGGTGCCCATCGCGCGCAAGGTTCTCCCGGGTCTTGGCGACGAAATTCTCGAGGAATGGATGGGCCATCGCCCCTCCCTGCCCGACTCCAAACCGGTCATCGGCCGCAGCACGATCCATGAACGGGTCTGGTTTGCCTTCGGCCACGGCCATACGGGATTGACTCTGTCGGCGATCACCGGCCGGATGGTTGCCGACGGGA